In one window of Kiritimatiellia bacterium DNA:
- a CDS encoding FAD-dependent oxidoreductase, translating to MKLVVIGGVAAGMSTAARARRLDERADIVVLERSRYVSFANCGLPYHIGGVIRDRAQLLLQTPESLKASLDLDVRTGHEALAIDRATRKVRVRELATGREYDEAYDKLVLCPGATPLKPPLPGLDHPRVYVLRNMDDMDAIKEAVDRGAKNAVVIGGGYIGVEMAENLRHRGLAVDLVEMLDQVMPPLDKEMVAPLEDHLRQHGVNLHLGTAAAAFRDAGGRAAVELKNGTVLTADFVVLSAGVRPDTALAKAAGLELGPRGGIKADAHMRTSDPDIYAAGDAVEVAHVVLPDAWLIPLAGPANRQGRIAAENICGRDTTYDSSQGTAIVKIFDMTAGGTGAIEKGLVRAGTPFRKVYLHPSGHAGYYPGTAPMHIKVLFAPDTGRLLGAQVVGFDGVDKRLDVFATAVRAGLTVYDLENLELSYAPPFGSAKDPVNMAGFVGANLLRGDVEFWYAEDYPTNTEGALILDVRGAPEFETWHIPGARNIPLGQLRSRIGELDSHRPARVYCTVGFRSYLAYRLLKQRGFRDVATLAGGSRTFRQWHGPLGAEEAEVPFLAYAEEKMAEQSAPTGKTVELDCTALQCPGPILRLKEKMDGLAAGDEVLVRVADPGFASDAPAWCRGQGHELVSLDRKGAVLEARIRKGGAPARSAEPAGRSGRKTFVVFSGDLDRVMAALIIANGALAMGNEVSLFFTFWGLNALRRRNAAPIRKPFLEKMFGAMMPRGAGALKLSKLHMLGAGTAMMKKVMKDKNVTALPDLIESARRGGARMIACTMTMDVMGLKREELLDGIELGGVASFLGEADRAGTTLFI from the coding sequence ATGAAACTGGTGGTCATCGGCGGAGTGGCGGCGGGCATGTCCACGGCGGCGCGGGCCCGGCGGCTGGACGAGCGCGCGGACATCGTGGTGCTGGAGCGCAGCCGCTACGTGTCCTTCGCCAACTGCGGCCTGCCCTACCATATCGGCGGGGTGATCCGCGACCGCGCCCAACTCCTCCTCCAGACCCCCGAGAGCCTGAAGGCCTCGCTCGACCTCGACGTGCGGACCGGCCACGAGGCGCTCGCCATCGACCGGGCGACCCGGAAAGTCCGCGTGCGCGAGCTCGCCACGGGCCGGGAATACGACGAGGCGTACGACAAGCTGGTGCTCTGCCCCGGCGCGACGCCGCTCAAACCCCCGCTGCCCGGCCTCGACCACCCCCGCGTGTACGTCCTGCGGAACATGGACGACATGGACGCGATCAAGGAGGCCGTCGATCGCGGCGCGAAGAACGCCGTGGTCATCGGCGGCGGGTACATCGGCGTCGAGATGGCGGAGAACCTGCGCCACCGCGGCCTCGCGGTCGACCTGGTCGAGATGCTCGACCAGGTCATGCCGCCGCTGGACAAGGAAATGGTCGCGCCGCTCGAGGACCACCTGCGGCAGCACGGCGTGAATCTCCACCTGGGCACCGCGGCCGCGGCGTTCCGGGATGCCGGCGGCCGGGCCGCCGTCGAACTCAAGAACGGCACGGTCCTGACCGCGGACTTCGTCGTCCTCTCCGCCGGCGTGCGGCCGGATACCGCCCTCGCGAAAGCCGCCGGGCTGGAACTCGGGCCGCGCGGCGGCATCAAGGCGGACGCCCACATGCGCACGTCCGATCCGGACATCTACGCGGCCGGCGATGCCGTCGAGGTCGCGCACGTCGTGCTGCCCGACGCGTGGCTGATTCCCCTCGCCGGGCCCGCCAACCGGCAGGGCCGGATCGCGGCGGAGAACATTTGCGGGCGGGACACGACCTACGACAGCTCGCAGGGCACGGCGATCGTGAAGATCTTCGACATGACCGCGGGCGGCACGGGGGCCATCGAGAAGGGCCTGGTCCGCGCCGGCACGCCTTTCCGCAAGGTCTACCTGCACCCGTCCGGCCACGCCGGCTACTACCCCGGCACGGCGCCGATGCACATCAAGGTCCTCTTCGCGCCGGACACGGGGCGGCTGCTCGGAGCGCAGGTCGTCGGGTTTGACGGCGTGGACAAGCGGCTGGACGTCTTCGCCACGGCGGTCCGCGCCGGGCTGACGGTCTATGACCTGGAGAACCTGGAACTTTCCTATGCGCCGCCGTTCGGATCGGCGAAGGACCCGGTGAACATGGCGGGCTTCGTCGGGGCCAACCTGCTGCGGGGCGACGTGGAATTCTGGTACGCGGAGGACTATCCGACGAACACGGAGGGCGCGCTGATCCTGGACGTGCGCGGCGCCCCGGAATTCGAGACCTGGCACATCCCCGGCGCGCGGAACATCCCGCTGGGCCAGCTCCGGTCGCGCATCGGCGAACTGGATTCGCACCGTCCGGCGCGCGTGTATTGCACCGTCGGCTTCCGCAGCTACCTGGCCTATCGCCTGCTGAAACAGCGGGGATTCCGCGATGTCGCCACGCTCGCGGGCGGGAGCCGGACCTTCCGGCAGTGGCACGGACCGCTCGGCGCGGAGGAGGCCGAGGTGCCGTTCCTGGCCTACGCCGAGGAAAAGATGGCGGAACAGTCCGCGCCAACGGGAAAGACCGTGGAACTGGATTGCACGGCGCTGCAATGCCCGGGCCCGATCCTGCGCCTGAAGGAGAAAATGGACGGACTGGCCGCCGGGGACGAAGTCCTCGTGCGCGTGGCCGACCCGGGCTTTGCCTCGGACGCCCCGGCCTGGTGCCGGGGCCAGGGCCATGAACTGGTGTCGCTCGACCGGAAGGGCGCCGTGCTGGAGGCGCGCATCCGCAAGGGCGGCGCCCCGGCCCGGTCGGCCGAGCCCGCGGGCCGGTCCGGCCGCAAAACCTTCGTCGTCTTTTCCGGCGACCTGGACAGGGTCATGGCCGCCCTGATCATCGCCAACGGCGCGCTGGCGATGGGCAACGAGGTCAGCCTGTTCTTCACCTTCTGGGGCCTGAACGCCCTGCGCAGGCGGAATGCGGCGCCGATCCGGAAGCCGTTCCTGGAGAAGATGTTCGGAGCCATGATGCCGCGGGGCGCCGGGGCGCTGAAACTCTCCAAGCTCCACATGCTGGGCGCGGGCACGGCGATGATGAAGAAGGTCATGAAGGACAAGAACGTCACCGCCCTGCCGGACCTGATTGAATCGGCCCGGCGCGGCGGGGCGCGGATGATCGCCTGCACAATGACCATGGACGTCATGGGCCTGAAGCGCGAGGAGCTGCTCGACGGCATCGAACTGGGCGGTGTGGCCTCCTTCCTGGGCGAGGCGGACCGGGCGGGAACCACCCTCTTCATCTAG
- a CDS encoding aspartate-semialdehyde dehydrogenase: protein MKNCNVCVVGIGAVGTEMVRLLKLRNFPVANLTIFARSERTEVIDGVEYPVKVGSPEAFEGMDFAFFAGTEGAKGASQTLGWEAAKRGCVVVDNGDDFRMDPRVPLVIPEINPEALKGHPNFIANPNCSTIIALMPLAPLHRAAKIKRIVASTYQAVSGTGAPAVRELEAQTRAWVTGQPLPREVYPHQIAFNLIPGVGSFKDDSGESSEEIKMRKETHKILGDSSIRVGNTCVRVPVVNGHSIAINVEFEKPLSPAQARDLLAKAPGIKVVDDPKNAVYPMPKDASGGYDVLVGRIRKDQSCDNGLVLWASGDNIWKGAAQNAIQIAEALIKG, encoded by the coding sequence ATGAAGAACTGCAACGTCTGCGTCGTGGGCATTGGGGCGGTCGGCACCGAGATGGTGCGCCTGCTCAAGTTGCGTAATTTTCCCGTGGCGAACCTGACCATCTTCGCGCGCAGCGAGCGCACGGAGGTGATCGACGGGGTGGAGTATCCCGTCAAGGTCGGCTCGCCCGAGGCGTTCGAGGGCATGGATTTCGCCTTCTTCGCCGGGACCGAGGGCGCGAAGGGCGCCTCCCAGACCCTGGGCTGGGAGGCCGCCAAGCGCGGCTGTGTTGTCGTGGACAACGGCGACGACTTCCGCATGGACCCGCGCGTCCCGCTGGTGATCCCCGAGATCAACCCGGAGGCGCTGAAGGGCCACCCGAACTTCATCGCGAATCCCAACTGCAGCACGATCATCGCCCTGATGCCGCTGGCGCCACTGCACCGCGCCGCGAAGATCAAGCGGATCGTGGCGAGTACCTACCAGGCTGTGTCCGGCACCGGCGCGCCGGCCGTGCGGGAGTTGGAGGCGCAGACCCGCGCGTGGGTGACCGGCCAGCCGCTGCCCCGCGAGGTGTACCCGCACCAGATCGCCTTCAACCTGATCCCGGGCGTGGGCTCGTTCAAGGACGACTCGGGCGAGAGCTCCGAGGAGATCAAGATGCGCAAGGAAACCCATAAAATCCTGGGCGATTCGTCGATCCGGGTGGGGAACACCTGCGTGCGCGTGCCGGTGGTCAACGGGCACAGCATCGCGATCAACGTCGAATTCGAAAAGCCCTTGAGCCCCGCCCAGGCGCGTGACCTGCTCGCGAAGGCGCCCGGCATCAAGGTCGTGGACGACCCGAAGAACGCCGTGTACCCGATGCCGAAGGATGCCTCGGGGGGCTATGACGTGCTGGTCGGCCGCATTCGTAAGGACCAGAGTTGCGACAACGGGCTGGTGCTGTGGGCCTCCGGCGACAACATCTGGAAGGGCGCCGCCCAGAACGCCATCCAGATCGCCGAGGCGCTGATCAAGGGGTAG
- a CDS encoding 3-isopropylmalate dehydrogenase — protein sequence MKSYNIAVIGGDGTGPEVVREGLKVLNAAAAKFGFKLNTTDFDFGGDRYLRTGEVLPDSASGEMRKFDAIYLGAIGHPDVKPGILEKGILLRLRFELDQYINLRPVKLYPGVACPLVGKGPEHIDYVVVRENTGDLYTGTGGFTMKGTPHEVAVQSAVYTRFQVDRCLKYAFEYTRKRNKRKTLALCGKTNVLTYVYDLWERAFHEMGAKDFADIKREYYHVDATCMWMVKNPEWFDVIVTGNMFGDIITDLGAITQGGMGIAAGGNINPEGVSMFEPIGGSAPKYTGRNVINPLAAVCAGGMMLDTLGESAAAAAIEKAVMDVTANKLKSLAAGKMGYGTTQVGDLVAERV from the coding sequence ATGAAAAGCTACAACATAGCGGTAATCGGCGGCGACGGAACGGGGCCGGAGGTCGTGCGCGAGGGCCTCAAGGTCCTGAACGCGGCGGCGGCGAAATTCGGGTTCAAGCTGAACACGACCGACTTCGACTTCGGGGGCGATCGCTACCTGCGGACGGGCGAAGTCCTGCCGGACAGCGCCTCCGGCGAAATGCGCAAGTTCGATGCCATCTACCTCGGCGCCATCGGCCACCCGGACGTCAAGCCCGGCATCCTCGAGAAGGGCATCCTGCTGCGCCTTCGCTTCGAGCTGGACCAGTATATCAACCTGCGGCCGGTCAAGCTCTATCCCGGTGTCGCCTGCCCCCTGGTCGGCAAGGGCCCCGAGCACATCGACTACGTCGTGGTGCGCGAGAACACGGGCGACCTGTACACGGGCACGGGCGGCTTCACGATGAAGGGCACCCCGCACGAGGTGGCCGTGCAATCGGCGGTCTATACCCGGTTCCAGGTGGACCGTTGCCTGAAGTACGCCTTCGAGTACACGCGGAAGCGGAACAAGAGAAAGACCCTAGCGCTGTGCGGGAAGACGAACGTGCTGACCTACGTCTACGACCTGTGGGAGCGCGCGTTCCACGAGATGGGCGCGAAGGACTTCGCGGACATCAAGCGCGAGTACTATCACGTGGACGCGACCTGCATGTGGATGGTCAAGAATCCCGAGTGGTTCGACGTGATCGTCACGGGTAACATGTTCGGCGACATCATCACCGACCTCGGCGCCATCACGCAGGGCGGCATGGGTATCGCGGCCGGCGGCAACATCAACCCGGAGGGCGTGAGCATGTTCGAGCCGATCGGCGGCTCCGCGCCCAAGTACACGGGCCGGAACGTCATCAACCCGCTGGCGGCCGTCTGCGCCGGCGGCATGATGCTGGACACGCTCGGGGAATCCGCCGCGGCGGCCGCGATCGAGAAGGCGGTCATGGATGTCACGGCGAACAAGCTCAAGAGCCTGGCCGCCGGGAAGATGGGCTACGGCACGACCCAGGTCGGAGACCTGGTGGCGGAACGGGTATAG